The Mercurialis annua linkage group LG2, ddMerAnnu1.2, whole genome shotgun sequence genome contains a region encoding:
- the LOC126670268 gene encoding bet1-like protein At4g14600 codes for MAASSSRGSSFYGGAAPYRSREGLSTRPVANSDEIQLRIDPMHGDFDDEISGLHSQVKLLRNVAEEIGSEAKFQKDFLDQLQMTVIKAQAGVKNNMRKLNRSIVKNGGNHIVHVVLFALFCFFLVYLWSKVSRR; via the exons ATGGCCGCCAGTTCGAGCCGAGGCAGTTCCTTCTACGGTGGCGCCGCTCCTTATAGATCAAG AGAAGGATTGAGCACGAGACCGGTAGCTAACTCCGATGAAATACAATTAAGGATTGATCCGATGCACGGCGATTTCGATGATGAGATCTCCGGTCTTCATAGCCAAGTTAAGCTGTTGAGAAAT GTGGCTGAAGAGATAGGTTCAGAAGCAAAGTTTCAGAAGGATTTCTTGGATCAACTg CAAATGACCGTGATCAAAGCTCAAGCTGGCGTGAAGAACAACATGAGGAAGTTGAATAGGAGTATCGTTAAGAATGGTGGAAATCATATTGTACATGTGGTTCTTTTTGCACTATTTTGCTTCTTCTTGGTCTACCTATGGTCCAAAGTTTCAAGAAGATGA